The Flammeovirga pectinis genomic interval TTTGCAGGCCGATGTTTAATTTTATTCATTTAGATTAACAGGCAGTAACAAAATAAAGGAATTAATCCCTCTATTTTTGCATTAAAGAAGGTAGGTTGAGTGCATGTGATGTTTTACTTCTTATGGGTAGACTGAGCATGGATAGGCGACTTTCGAGTGCCTTGACATTTTAATCAGGGAATTTCACGTTTTCTTAAAAAAACCGGAGCAATGAAAGTCAAAGCTTCTATCAAAAAACGCAGCGCAGATGATAAAATCATCCGCCGCAATGGCAAGTTGTACATTATTAACAAAAAGAATCCAAGACATAAGCAACGTCAAGGATAATTTTTAGTACAATTAGCAAGTTAAAATTAAGTTTTACACAGTAACCGTTCACAGTAAAACATGGCACGTATTGCAGGTGTTGACATACCTAATAATAAAAGAGGTGTAATTTCGTTAACTTACATCTTTGGAATTGGTAAATCGTCAGCGGCAATTATTCTTGCTGAAGCTGGAGTAAGCGAGGATAAAAAAGTCCAAGATTGGACAGACGAAGAATCACAAAAGATTCGTGAACTTATCACAGAAGGTCACAAAATCGAAGGTGAATTAAAATCTGAAATTCAGTTGAACATCAAGCGATTGATGGACATCGGATGTTACAGAGGATTGCGTCACAGAAGAGGTTTGCCTGTTCGAGGTCAACATACCAAGAACAACTCACGTACTCGTAAGGGTAAGCGTAAGACAGTTGCAAACAAGAAGAAATAATTTAGTTCCTAGCTAATAGCTGAACATTAAGAATTATGGCTCAAAGAAGAAAAAACGAAAAAGCGAAGAAAAGAGTAGTTAATGTTACTCAGGAGGGAGAAGTTCATATCAAAGCTTCTTTTAACAACATTATCATCTCTTTCACCAACAAAGAAGGACAAGTTATTTCTTGGTCTTCAGCTGGTAAGATGGGCTTTAGAGGCTCAAAGAAAAACACTCCTTACGCTGCGCAACAAGCGTCATCAGATGCTGCGAAAGTAGCATTCGACCTAGGTATGCGTAAAGCTGAGGTTTTTGTAAAAGGTCCAGGATCTGGTCGTGAGGCTGCTATCCGTACCGTACAAAACTCAGGTATTGAAGTTACAATCATCAAAGATTGTACTCCACTACCTCACAATGGTTGTCGTCCTCCAAAACGTAGAAGAGTCTAAGTTTTAGACTCTCTCATTTTGAGAACAAAACCAAAGAGTGTGTTAAGAAACAAGGGTCTGTCGTTTTAAGCCACGACAGAGATCATTGGCACCTCCTGAATTTAATAAATACAGACACTCCTAAAATTCTAGAGAAATGGCTAGATATACAGGGCCTACGTCGAAGATTGCTAGAAAGTTTAATGATCCAATCTTCGGGGCATGCAAGGAACTCAAAAAGAAGGCATATCCTCCGGGACAGCATGGAAAAAACAGACGCAGAAAGCAGTCTGAATATGCTATCCAGCTTGCTGCAAAGCAAAAAGCAAAATACACTTACGGTGTATTGGAGCGCCAGTTCCGTAATATTTTTGAAAAATCAGCTATGAAATCTGGTATAACAGGTACTAACTTGTTACAGTTTCTTGAAGCTAGATTAGATAACACAGTTTATCGTTTAGGATTTGCTCCTACTCGTCGTGCTGCGCGCCAATTGGTATCGCATAAGCACATTACTGTGAACGGTAAAGTAGTAAACATTCCTTCATATACTATGAAGTTTGGTGACGTTGTTGGTGTTCGCGCCAAGTCTCAAACTAACAAAGTAATTAAGGAAGCTACTTCTGGTAAGCAACGTACAGCTTATTCTTGGTTAGAATACAATGCTGAGAATATGACTGGAAAATTCGTTCAATTCCCAGAAAGAGACGAGATTCCTGAAAATATTCAAGAGCAACTTATTGTCGAGTTGTACTCTAAGTAATATAGATCTTTGGAAAAAGCTTCTAAGTGTGTTATTTTTATCATGCTTAGGAGCTTTTCGTATAGATCTTATTAATTTATTAAAACCACAACTTTTATATGTCCATTCTTGCTTTCCAAAGACCCGATAAAGTGGTAATAGAAAAGGCTGATGATTTCACTGGTCTTTTTGAATTTAAACCACTTGAAAAAGGTTACGGTTTAACAATAGGTAACGCTCTCAGACGTATTTTACTTTCGTCGCTAGAAGGATATGCTATCGTAGGAATTAAATTTCCGAATGTTCTTCATGAATATTCTACAATCGATGGTGTAGTAGAGGACGTAACTGAAATGATTCTGAACTTAAAACAAGTGCGTTTTAAGACGGATTCTGAGAACCCTTCTCAGAAAGTTAGTGTCAACCTTAGCGGTAAAAGTGAATTTAAAGCAGGCGATATTACTCAGTTTACTGAGGAATATGAAGTTCTTAACCCGGACTTTGTAATCTGTAATTTGGATGAGAGTGTAAATCTTCAGGTTGAATTGACTATTCAAAACGGCCGTGGATATTTATCTGCTGATGAACAAACAGAAAGTGAAGCTGACGATATTGTTGGTTTTATTCCAATTGACGCAATCTTTACACCTATTAAAAATGTTCAATACCATATCGAAGGCCACAGAGTTGACGATCGTACTGACTTTGAAAAATTGGTTATAGAAATCCAATCAGATGGATCTATCCATCCTGAGGAAGCGTTGAAAGGAGCTGCGAACATTTTGATTCAGCACTTCATGTTATTCTCTGATAAGAATATGATCATTGATGACATGGAAGGAGGAGAAGCAGTTGAAATAGATGATGAATACTTAAGAATGCGTAAGCTACTTAAAACATCACTTGCAGACCTTGAGCTTTCAGTTCGTGCATATAATTGCTTAAAAGCTGCTGATGTGAAAACATTAGGAGATTTAGCATCTTTGGAGATTTCTGATATGATGAAATTCAGAAACTTTGGTAAGAAATCTCTTACTGAGTTAGAAACATTAATGTCTGATAGAAATCTTTCATTCGGAATGGATGT includes:
- the rpmJ gene encoding 50S ribosomal protein L36, giving the protein MKVKASIKKRSADDKIIRRNGKLYIINKKNPRHKQRQG
- the rpsM gene encoding 30S ribosomal protein S13 is translated as MARIAGVDIPNNKRGVISLTYIFGIGKSSAAIILAEAGVSEDKKVQDWTDEESQKIRELITEGHKIEGELKSEIQLNIKRLMDIGCYRGLRHRRGLPVRGQHTKNNSRTRKGKRKTVANKKK
- the rpsK gene encoding 30S ribosomal protein S11; the encoded protein is MAQRRKNEKAKKRVVNVTQEGEVHIKASFNNIIISFTNKEGQVISWSSAGKMGFRGSKKNTPYAAQQASSDAAKVAFDLGMRKAEVFVKGPGSGREAAIRTVQNSGIEVTIIKDCTPLPHNGCRPPKRRRV
- the rpsD gene encoding 30S ribosomal protein S4, giving the protein MARYTGPTSKIARKFNDPIFGACKELKKKAYPPGQHGKNRRRKQSEYAIQLAAKQKAKYTYGVLERQFRNIFEKSAMKSGITGTNLLQFLEARLDNTVYRLGFAPTRRAARQLVSHKHITVNGKVVNIPSYTMKFGDVVGVRAKSQTNKVIKEATSGKQRTAYSWLEYNAENMTGKFVQFPERDEIPENIQEQLIVELYSK
- a CDS encoding DNA-directed RNA polymerase subunit alpha; this translates as MSILAFQRPDKVVIEKADDFTGLFEFKPLEKGYGLTIGNALRRILLSSLEGYAIVGIKFPNVLHEYSTIDGVVEDVTEMILNLKQVRFKTDSENPSQKVSVNLSGKSEFKAGDITQFTEEYEVLNPDFVICNLDESVNLQVELTIQNGRGYLSADEQTESEADDIVGFIPIDAIFTPIKNVQYHIEGHRVDDRTDFEKLVIEIQSDGSIHPEEALKGAANILIQHFMLFSDKNMIIDDMEGGEAVEIDDEYLRMRKLLKTSLADLELSVRAYNCLKAADVKTLGDLASLEISDMMKFRNFGKKSLTELETLMSDRNLSFGMDVTKYRLDED